Part of the Labilithrix sp. genome, CGGCTTCATCCGCCGCGAGCGCGATCCCGCCGACGCGCGCGTCTCGCGCTTCGCGCTCCTGCCGCCGGGCGAGGAGATCGACGCGACGCAGGCGGGCACGGTCGAGGCGGCGGTGCGCCGCGCGCTCTCGCGGATCGAGCCGGCCACGATCGACGCGGCGCGCTCGGTCATCGCCGCCATCGCCGAAGAGCTCGCGCGCTCCGATCGCTGATTGCTACTTCGACGGCGCGCAGCGGCCGACGATCCTCGTCCGGCCCAAGAGGAGCGAGCACGAGCGCAGCACGTCCATCGCGAGGACGCCGTCGCGCGGGCACGACGCGTCGGCGGCGCCCTGGATGAGATCGACGTTGGCGGTGACGCTGAACGAGCCGGTCGTGATGCGCGCGTTCGCGATCTTCCGCGCCGTGATCGGGCCCGACGCGGTGTACATCGCCTCCTTGTTGGGCGTGCTCTGCGGGAGCAGCCGCTGGCCGGCGGACGAGCCGATGAACACGTCGGAGTGCTGCGCGCCGGTGTCGACGAGCAAGGACACCTTCTGCTGCTCGATCACGGACGGCATCACGTACGCGAGCCCGCGCACCGGTCCCTCCGAGTCCTCGCACGTGCGGCCCTGATCGACGTCGAAGAGGCGGACCCCTTTGTCCGCCATCTCGCGCAGGCTCTCGTCCCACCACGCCGAGCGGAGCTCTCCCTTCGCGAGGTCGAGGACGACGGCGTCGCCCTCCTCTTCGAGGCGCTGCGGCGAGATGAAGGCGCCGATGCCGAGCTTCTCGATGACGGGCGGGACCTCGGTCGCGAGGAGCGTCGTCGTCGCGAGCTTGCCCCAGTCGTCGATCGCGATGTCGACGCCGTCGAGGCGGTAGGCGGCGATCGATTTCCCGACGTGGTCGGTCCCGATGTCGCCGAGCTTCTTCATCGGCAGCCCGAGCTTGCGCGCGAGCCACCCCGCGATCACGTGCGAGTTCGCGCCGGTGTCGACGAGCATCAGCACCGGCTGCCCCGCGACGTGGCCCGTGACGACGGGGAGGGGGAACGGCCGCCCGCGGATGTCGTAGCGGATCAGCGCGCGCTTCGTGAGCTTCCCCGGCGTCGCGGCGGCGAGGCGCGGCTTCGACGACGACGCCGTTTCGGCGCAGCCTCCGAGCAACACGAGCGCGAGGACGAGGAGGAGCGGACGAATGACGAAAGCCTAGCCTGCGGAGCCGGGAGTCACGGCATCGACGATGATCGCGCCGTCCTCGACGTCCACCGTCGCGACGTCGCCGCGGCGGAGCTCACCTTTCAGCAGCATCTCCGCGATCGGCGCCTCGATGAGCCGCCCGATCGCGCGCCGCATCGGTCGCGCGCCCATCTCGGGATCGAAGCCGCCCGCGTCGAGGAGCGCGTCGACCGCGGCCGCGCTCGCGTCGAGCTTCACCCCGCGCGCGTTCTCGAGGTCGCGCGCGAGCGTCCTCAGGATGCGCCGCGCGACCTCGGCGACGTCGCTCCGCGTGAGCGGCGCGAAGGCGAGGACCTCGTCGAGGCGGTTGAAGAGCTCGGGCGGGAGCGCCTTTCGTGCCGCGTCGGTGACGGCCTCGCGGTAGCGGTTCGTCTCGCGCTCCTCGTGGGCGTGATCGCGGCGCGGCGCGCCGAACCCGATCCGTCCGCGCGTGTGCGCGACGGGGGAGATCTCGGCGCCGATGTTCGAGGTGAGGAGGATGACGGTGTTGGTGAAGTCCACCGTGCGGCCGCGGCCGTCGGTGAGGCGCCCTTCGTCGAACACGCCGAGGAAGCCCTCGAGCACGTCGCGGTGCGCCTTCTCGATCTCGTCGAGGAGCACGACCTGGTACGGCCGCCGCCGCACCGACTCGGTGAGCTGTCCGCCGGAGTCGTGGCCGACGTAGCCGGGCGGCGCGCCGACGAGGCGCGCGATGGCGTGGGACTCGGCGTACTCGGAGAGGTCGAGGCGCGTCATCGCGTCCGCGGAGTGGAATAGGCACTCCGCGATCGCCTTCGCCGTCTCCGTCTTGCCGACGCCGGTCGGGCCGAGGAGGAGGAACGTCCCGATCGGGCGCCGCGATCGGAACCCGGAGGCGTTGCGCCGGAGCACGGTCGCGATCTTCTCGAGCGCGAAGCGATGCCCGACGA contains:
- a CDS encoding aspartyl protease family protein, with amino-acid sequence MLLGGCAETASSSKPRLAAATPGKLTKRALIRYDIRGRPFPLPVVTGHVAGQPVLMLVDTGANSHVIAGWLARKLGLPMKKLGDIGTDHVGKSIAAYRLDGVDIAIDDWGKLATTTLLATEVPPVIEKLGIGAFISPQRLEEEGDAVVLDLAKGELRSAWWDESLREMADKGVRLFDVDQGRTCEDSEGPVRGLAYVMPSVIEQQKVSLLVDTGAQHSDVFIGSSAGQRLLPQSTPNKEAMYTASGPITARKIANARITTGSFSVTANVDLIQGAADASCPRDGVLAMDVLRSCSLLLGRTRIVGRCAPSK